TCCAGCAGTTTCGACATTCCTTCCTTCGAACCGTACTTGACCAACATTCCCGGGACGACCGAAATCAACGATACTTCTCTCGCTAAAGATGATTTCATACTGAAGGCATGATATACATAGCCATCCATGGTCACTGAGTCCTTCTTCTGCGATGTTTCAAGCACAATTTTCTCGTACAGTTTCTCATACATTTCATCGTCACAAACGTAAGGACATCCTCGGTTTTTGAAGATCAAGTACATCACAATCTGCGCCAAGCTCTGAGCCAGGGAAACTTCAGGGTCATAATCTCTGTTTGTTCGCTCTGTATTGTTCGCTTTCCAAAATGAGTATTGGTTACCTCCCAGGTAAACCCTGCATTCAAAAATGTCGGCGAACGTATGAAATGCTGTTCCATCACATTTTTCACCATCCAGGTTGGCCAATCGTCCCACTAAGTTTGAGATATTGGAGGAATCACAATCGACTATTACTTTCACTCCACGATTTCTCTCCAGGAACGTCAACATAAGAGAGGTGAATGGGGATGCTTTGTATATTTTCTCGTAAAAACCTCTGACTTTCTTAGTTTTCTCTTCGTTATTCTCACGTATTTCCGTGAGACTCATCATCACGTCTACACATCTATTTTGGGCTCTGTTATTTTCCTCTGCTTCAGTTTCCTGGTCTCCATCCTGAGTGGCGCCACCTTCAGGCGAGTCTGAAGATTGAGGCATTGCACTGTGCGCCTCTTCCTGCATCTTTGCCTTCACATAATCCTTCAGAGGAGCGATATCCTCAGATAATCTGGTAACGCTCTCCTCCAGTTTTCGGAGCAGAATATCCCTGGACGTGACCTCTCTGTGCAATGCGTTGATCTCACCATGCAATGAAGCAAAATCGCTGGATTGGTAGTGGCGCAATTCATCCGTTGAATCTCTGGCCCCTTCCTCAAGCTCAGTCACCCTATCTAGTGCTACAGCCTCTTCAACAGGAAGGATTTCCACTGTGTCACCAACGCCTGCCATTTCAACTGCacctagaaataaaaagaaatgcattCAGTATGAGTATTGCCCAGGAAATAATGCACCACTATTGTTTTTCTCACCCGACGACAATGGTATCGATGCGAAACTTATgtatgcattatctgaagttCCATGGATCTGCATGCAAAATTTCTAGTTTTTCCGACAGATAGCTTAGTTGTATGACCATTTAAATTATGGCATCTGTCAGTGAAATACATTACAAGCTGTGTGCCTTCACTGAATTTCTCACTGATGGGAAAGAACTTGTGGAGATTATTCAGTGACATAATTCACAGTGCCCGGCGATACCtggaggaaatgttttatatccatgagaataaactgaAATGGTAATGGTGACGTTTGTGCAACGGTTATGTATACATACACAGCCAACAGGATTGAAGTTATTCCCTGGATTCAGAGGACGAGAGCGTGAGAAGGTAGTTTGTTGGTGCTTCAAGATTTACAGAAGTCAGGGAGACCATTCATGGCTGTCACACCTGACATGTTGCAGCGAGGTGATGTTGCCATTGCCATGTCAGTGATAACAAAGAATCAGAGCCATTAATTCAGAACAATATGTCAGCCCATTGAAAGACCTCAAGATGCGCTTCCTGCGACTTAGGCACCATGCCAACAGAGGTGATGTTTTGATTAAACACATTAACCCTCAGACGCTCACAAGTTTCGGAACAGTTGAACGAAATAGTGTCGGACAGTTTTACCCCATTCTCCATACAGCACTGACCTAGGACTTGCACTAGTTTGGGCCATTACAGGATGCCACTGGTTGAAGATGTTCTTAGGACGCCTAGCAAGTGAGTCACCTAAGTCTTCACTAATTAGTGAAGAAATGGCTCCGTGTACATCCCCTCCCAATACATCCCCTCGACCAATCCAGCCAGGTGTGATCGAATGCACTCTTTACGATATTAAGTACTATTTCaagtaatgtattttaaaatgtgaattctatattatcagtttttcttttttagttaacttatttatctaataatgcttttattttccttggttttgccattattttgtgagaaaaaatcaGACATCaacaattcaaagaaaatttaatatatatgtttaattaatcaaaattgatgggtaaataaataaactgtttcagcttagttaccatcaattaaaaatccaattcagtggaataaatggtataccaaattCTAGTCACTTATTTTCAATTACTTGACAACTAGTTGTTTTTTACTATCGTAACACGCATTGCCAGAACCTTATATGTGTCACAGTGATGAAATCATATATTCATAGTGGCttaaagaaattttgttgaatactttcgtttcaattcagcactgattttgcttaaagacttcagCGATTTTTTTAAGGGGGGGCAGCTGGCACTGGCTGGCGCTTTCGTTCCAATTCAACACACATTTTTAACTCACTACACAATTTTAACTAAACGATAATTATGCACTGTAGGGATATTGCATACCCTTTATAGACAGtgtgctgatatactacagtaaacactcaGTAGCGCAATATACTTTTTACCGCTTGAAATttagtttatacactagaaaatgaatcccaaaagtctcccgagtttagcgggctaaaaaataccgcccccactaatattacgccgtgacgtcataattcagtatgattccaagatccaagcccagtaactgcaggtttggaagagccacgttgcgtttaaaggagaacatggctgaaataaggaaaaattacaagtggtgcattgttcctctgtgcattAATTAAACTACCCTTTACACACATAACAATTGTTGCTATTCGCAAAATATCACACGCGAACGTCAAATTCGTGTTCGGCGGGTTGCATCTGGTTGGAAGGTTAGGAAAATAGTGGATTCGGTCGTCCCATCCGTAattgttgctaaaattgttgctaaccgTATCTCGGCCGATTCAGCACCTTATTCGACCGGAACTCCTCCTATGAAGTATGCTATGCATGCATTTGTTGCTATCATCGTAAAATAGTACCCATTTGTTGCTACTATTGTTATAAACAATTAAATTGTTGCTATCGTGTTTACAATaccttgacccccattgtgacctccaaaggtcaacaaatcaacaacactgataaatgaactgcaaaaatgacttaagcacccttcaaaacctatggttcgacacgttggttgtcacgatggcccaacgCTTacccctatgacctttgacctcagtattacccttggaggtcaaatagtggataagacgagtatttggacaataccagtgacttgggcaccctttaaaacccatggaccGACACCTTTGATggtatgctattatttttgccacccttatgaccttgaatgtgaccttactgggtcaacggttgaattttcgtgaacaaactaagaattgacatcttggtcaatgaaattcagacttttttctatctcgatttttttaacattgaaaccccataaggctaattcaaaattttggtttgggcccacattgtgaggtcaaaaggtcaaaattgtaaaattttgcttgcactcaacaaaacttaggacctttccccataagtatgccaattttcatgaacatagctctacggaaagttactaaaattacagctcaaaaatgacacacgacacttgggacagtctgtatatgttTTTctatatatcttttattcaatgtcaactcataatttccggtttattattggttaaaaatagacaactttttgaaatcacattcatcgtttcagccataaatacacctgttaaatttgaattatgggtgccgcaaatttttcgtacctttcggtgtacaataaaaattacagaTAGAGAAAAGAGTATTCAtgagcgaagaagaaggaatacgTCGTGGAATGTTTGGAAACAAGCTTTCGACTGAAAGATATCAAGCATGCCAAAACTATTCGGACGCGCTTCATGCGAAGAATAATTTTccccgaaatacctgagaaaatggaatcaaagctcgaggacagatgagtaTTTCAAAgtgacgttcaaaagctggttgcagaaggaatttTAATTCCCTCCAGTAGCGTATATCaattatcaatatctccctctcacatctactgagtgcaaatgattaccgtgcatGAATGCAGTGTCGAAGAATACATGCAGTATGTAAGAATGATCATTAATTAATcccaatcatcatatttttaaaagtgaagttttatttcaggatttcattccagacaagatgaaattacgattaagtttaaaattataataaatcaatAAGAAATATCGAACCTATTTCCATAATATTCAAAAATCTACGAACAGATGCTTTAGGTGCATGAAATGCTATTATTAACGTGATTTGGAATTTTCATTACAGTTATCGATGAAGTACTTTTCCTTCGAATTTCAGTGATATTTAAATCTCTTTCCTGCGGCTACGAGATGAATAATGAAGCCTTCGGCCAATATAGCATGGAAATGTCTGAGCTGTACTTAGAGCTTCGTGGTTGTATTATATGCTGCCCatatggtacataaagtgctgatacatggaacagcaattgccAAATAATCCTTtcttacagttgaagttttaacggaggaagcattggaggcaaGGAACATTgccatgaggaaattccgagggcaccgtgaaaaaaaaatcct
The nucleotide sequence above comes from Ischnura elegans chromosome 13, ioIscEleg1.1, whole genome shotgun sequence. Encoded proteins:
- the LOC124169998 gene encoding uncharacterized protein LOC124169998, which gives rise to MAGVGDTVEILPVEEAVALDRVTELEEGARDSTDELRHYQSSDFASLHGEINALHREVTSRDILLRKLEESVTRLSEDIAPLKDYVKAKMQEEAHSAMPQSSDSPEGGATQDGDQETEAEENNRAQNRCVDVMMSLTEIRENNEEKTKKVRGFYEKIYKASPFTSLMLTFLERNRGVKVIVDCDSSNISNLVGRLANLDGEKCDGTAFHTFADIFECRVYLGGNQYSFWKANNTERTNRDYDPEVSLAQSLAQIVMYLIFKNRGCPYVCDDEMYEKLYEKIVLETSQKKDSVTMDGYVYHAFSMKSSLAREVSLISVVPGMLVKYGSKEGMSKLLEQMPLLTFFFIRHVIPKMRS